The Brevibacillus humidisoli DNA segment AGTTGGTCGCAAACGATGTAGATCTCCGTACGGTTGCAAGTTCCGAGAATGACGCATTCCACCACGCTCTTCGTCTGGGAGAGAAGATGAAGAGCCCGTGGAGTACTGTCGTCGCTAAACGTAAACTTTTCGCGGATTTCGACAGGAGCCGTTTTGTAGTTAAGGCCAAGTGTCAAGATTTCCATAGTCTTCCTCCCAGTTGCCACGTGCTTTTGACTCTATGAAATGCACTATTATTATAACATTATGTCCCAGCGGGAGTCGTTTAAAATGTGAAAAGTTTATTAACAGGGCTGACGATCAACGCCAGCCCAGGATTTTGTCGAAAGACAAGACAGTGGATGAACAAAGCAAGCGTCAACGGTGGCTCAGACACATCCATGTCAGGAAGAGGGATGGCCCGCAAAGAATCCAGCGAGATCAACCCCCAGCCCTTCTGCTACCCGTGTACCGTATTCGGCATCCGCGCGGTAAAAGTTGCAGATCTGGCGAAGCTGGATCTGTGGGTCTACATCCTTTAGGTCATGGACCAGATTCTCGATCAGTCGATTCCGTTCCTCAGGCGTAAAGCGTCGGTACAGCTCACCAGCCTGCGTAAAGTCATCCGTCTTCTCAATCGTCTGACGCGTAGTATGCCCCGTTAGCTTCGCGCTGCTTTCCGCATAGGCAGGCGCTTCTGCTGGAGAATCGTCACGGCTGTTCGGTTCGTAATTGTACGGAGATGGATCTGCCTTCACCGTCATCAAGCCGTCTCGCTGATGATTTCGCACCGGCGCAAACGGGCAGTTGACCGGAATCTGCAGGTAGTTGGGGCCTAACCGGTGGCGCTGCGTATCTGGATAGGAGAACAGACGCCCCTGCAGCAGTTTGTCCTCTGACGGTTCGATTCCCGGCACGACTGCGCTTGGGGAGAACGCAGATTGTTCTACTTCCGCAAAGTAGTTGAGCGGATTGCGGTTTAGGGTCATGGTTCCCACATGTACCAGCGGCAGGACATCTTCTGGCCATACTTTTGTCGGGTCGAGCGGATCAAACGGAAAATCGTCTATCTTTTCCGGCTCAAGGATTTGCACATACAGATCCCAGCGCGGGAAATCTCCACGTTCAATCGCCTCATACAGGTCGCTGGTAGCGTGGTTGAAGTCATCCGCGCCGATCTCTCTCGCTTCAGCAGCTGTCAGATTTTTCACTCCCTGCTGCGGTTTCCAGTGATATTTGACATAGACTACCTCACCTGCGGTGTTGATCCACTTGAAGGCATGGACACTGGAACCTTCCATCTGCCGGTAATTGGCCGGGATGCCGTAATCGGAGAAGACCCAGGTCAGCATGTGAGTAGACTCCGGCGAGTGCGACATGAAGTCCCAATAGTGGTTCGGCGTCTGGACATTGGTGTGCGGCGCAGGTTTCAGTGAATGAACCATGTCCGGAAACTTCATCGCATCGCGGATGAAAAACACAGGTAGATTGTTGCCCACCAGATCGTAGTTCCCCTCTTCGGTATAGAACTTGACGGCAAAACCGCGTGGGTCCCGCAAGGTCTCTGGAGAGTGGCCTCCGTGGATCACGGTTGAAAAGCGGACGAATACAGGGGTTTCAATGGCCGGATCCTGCAAGAAAGCTGCTCGCGTGTATGTGCTCATGCTCTGGACGGGTTTAAACACACCGAATGCTCCGGCCCCCCGGGCGTGAACCACGCGTTCCGGAATGCGCTCACGGTCGAAGTGGGCTAACTTTTCAAGCAAATGGTAATCTTCCAGCAGCGTAGGGCCACGGCGTCCGGCGGTTTTGGAGTGTTGGTTATCCGCGACAGGAGCCCCCTGGTTTGTGGTCAGAATGTTCTTTTTCTCCATGATGATCACCTCTGCGTGTTCTTTGTCTTTTTGATAATAAGAGTAAAATTATATTTGAAATCATTTTATAATTATTATCAAAAAGGATTATTTTTAATTTAACACAGTGTTTCGATTCCCTCAAGTGTTTTTTTAGAGCTGAATGACTGGAGCAAAAAGCTCTAGCGAGATGATGTATCTGATCGAAAAAAGTGACGATCACATAAAAAAAGACTGCTCCACAAGGTATGAATCCACCTGTGGAACAGCCTTAGGATCAAAGTTACTCCTTCCTTCGCTTCAGCAAGTAGCCACTCGCTGGAAACGCTTCGTTGCCGACGAGTCGGCCTTCCATACGCTCGACAACGATAAACCCCTCTGATAAGTACAGTTGCAGTGCGGGTCGATTTCCTTCCAAGACGTTGCTATGAAAAACGGGACCTGCGTTTGCGATCGCATGGCGCAGCAGGTTCCTGCCGACTCCTTTGCGGTAATAAAGCGGATCAACATAGAGCCAAGTTAGTTCTTCGTCATCGTAGGCGACGAAGCCTACCACCAACCCATTCAATTCTGCAACATCGAGTCTTCCTTCAAATAAGCCTTCCGTCTCCGCAGTTTGCTGCAAAGACAAGAAAGCTTCTGTTCCTACCGTCAAGCGCAACTCATCAAGCCGAGATGAGTCGTGAATCTCGCACAGCCGCTGCCAATCTTCAGGCTTATAGGAACGAATGTTCATGATCTTTCCTCCTATCCCCGTAAATCGTTCACTAGCTAGGTCTATCCATCTGGGAGGTCGCCTCTTGTTCTGATTTACTATATATTAGTAAGATTGATAAAATGCTTGGCAAACATGTTTTTGTTTGACTTCAGAGGAGGAATCGATCATAGAGAACCTGGGTGCGGCGAAAAAAATAGTATCTGTCGTCATCGCCTCCATTATCTCGATCATGACCTGGGGAATGCAGTTCTCGTTCTACCTCCCGCTGCTGTTTGTCTACAGCTTTGTGGTGGTAAACTGCTTCCTCATCTTCTCCTTGCCGATCTCGCTGATGACGGATTATATCACGCAGTCATTCAAGCGAGTTGGCTGGCTGTTCTCTGGACTCTTCCAGGTCGGATTGACATTGGTTGTGATTTTCCCCTTGTGTCTGCTGTTTTACTTTGCCGTCGGCTCTTTTGATCCTTGGGAATTGCAGGGATTGTCTGACCTACTGTCTCAGTACAGAATCATACTCTTATCGATTCTCTTCAACGCTGCTTTGTTCTGTCCATCGACCTAGTTTTGAGAGTTCTATACAGGGTGTGGAAAGGTCAATAACGGAATCGGCCCACAATCTCATCTAGCGATTGCGACTTGTCGGCCAACGTATTGGCATCGTCCGCCAGCGTGCGTATCTGCCCGCTCTGCTCCTCAACCGAGCTGGCTGCCGTTCCCACCGCTTCGGTGAACTGACTGGCGATCAACTCCACTTCTCTCATCGTCTGCTGAATGGCTCCGCAGTGCTCCAGGATGTGACCAATTCGTTCGCCATTGTCGACGGACTGGTCCTGAAGCGAACTGATTACCACCTGCAGGGCGCGAATGGCCTCCCCCGCCTGGTTGACATGGCCGGTTGCCGCATGCAGTTCCTGCAGATTCTGCTCGGCTCCGTCAGCCGCTTCCGAGGCTTCTGTGCGAATCCCTTCAATACCGGACAGGATCGATTCTGCGAA contains these protein-coding regions:
- a CDS encoding catalase, which codes for MEKKNILTTNQGAPVADNQHSKTAGRRGPTLLEDYHLLEKLAHFDRERIPERVVHARGAGAFGVFKPVQSMSTYTRAAFLQDPAIETPVFVRFSTVIHGGHSPETLRDPRGFAVKFYTEEGNYDLVGNNLPVFFIRDAMKFPDMVHSLKPAPHTNVQTPNHYWDFMSHSPESTHMLTWVFSDYGIPANYRQMEGSSVHAFKWINTAGEVVYVKYHWKPQQGVKNLTAAEAREIGADDFNHATSDLYEAIERGDFPRWDLYVQILEPEKIDDFPFDPLDPTKVWPEDVLPLVHVGTMTLNRNPLNYFAEVEQSAFSPSAVVPGIEPSEDKLLQGRLFSYPDTQRHRLGPNYLQIPVNCPFAPVRNHQRDGLMTVKADPSPYNYEPNSRDDSPAEAPAYAESSAKLTGHTTRQTIEKTDDFTQAGELYRRFTPEERNRLIENLVHDLKDVDPQIQLRQICNFYRADAEYGTRVAEGLGVDLAGFFAGHPSS
- a CDS encoding GNAT family N-acetyltransferase, whose translation is MNIRSYKPEDWQRLCEIHDSSRLDELRLTVGTEAFLSLQQTAETEGLFEGRLDVAELNGLVVGFVAYDDEELTWLYVDPLYYRKGVGRNLLRHAIANAGPVFHSNVLEGNRPALQLYLSEGFIVVERMEGRLVGNEAFPASGYLLKRRKE